The nucleotide window gggcggccgcaccccttcaAAAAAAGGTTTTAGCGTTAATTTTTGGCGCAAAATCTCGATCGCACCTCTTGAAAATTTTCaatcgcaccccttgaaaattttcaaccgccccCTTTAATCTTTTTACATGACCCGATCCGATATGAACCAATTTTTTTCCaggggcctaaaatctttaaaaatattccgcacccccaTAGAAAAATTTCTGGGCACGCCACTGAGAAAGGGAATGCCTTTTAGAATGgggattccattccattgaccaagcAAACACCCTTTACTCCATTCACTTGTAATAATCCATTTCATTTTAcatctcattcctgcataccaaaaaCACTAGAAGTTGTcagttaaaattaaaaaaaaaacaaattaaaaaaaaaaaaacataaaaagaaaagaaaacccTAAAATGTAAACGACCTCGTGGAACCAATATTCTATGTTGAGTATAATTTGGCGGTTATTTGGACCCAAATTATAAGATGTACGGGAGAGGCCCAAACATCAAAATTCGTGACTTAAAAATGAGAGGTGCACAAACCGGTTAATTTTAATAATCGGTTCAGTTAACTGGTTAATCTGACTTTTTGATTTTAATTGGTTATTATTTTAATCGGTTTTTTTTAACTGATTCGATTAATTAACCAGTTAATTTGCCTTTTCTTGAATTTTTCGATTAACCCATCTATTggttaaaaaaaccggttaataaccggttcTTACATTTAATACTTATAACCAGTTACTAACCTACAATTAATAATTATCACTAACCGGTTATTCCTAAAtcggttattaaccggttacGGTTTCAATTAATAACTGGttattttgtgcacctctagttAATAAACGGATTTTCTTTGTTGTAAAATTGTGCTACGGTTTGGCCTAAAGTTGAAGTTATACTTGCAATTATTATTGGGCCAAAGTATTCACACACCAATTTTGCCTATCTACACACCTAAAAGGTGATTTTTGTCTTTAcatgcacaccctgcagtgtcgaactgTGGCCAAAACGGGGCGTTTTGGTCCGattaaccagacaaagactgacgggtgtctgactgGTCTGTTgtccggaccaaaacgccgagctttggccgcgttttggtcctgtcaaccagaccggGTATCAGTCTTTTGTCTGTTGACAGGACGCGGCCAAAGCTcagcgttttggtccggtcaacagacatgtcacacccgtcagtctttgtctggttaatCGGACCAAAACGTCTCGTTTTGGCCAcagttcgacactgcagggtgtgtATGTAAAGACAAAAATCACCTTTTTGAATGTGTAGATAGTCAGATGAGTGTGTGGATAGGTACACTCTTATTATTATCACTTCCAAAGAGCTAAAGTtacaattttttaaaaattttatgaaattactaaaataaaaagttaaaaacaccTAAATCCTCATATTCCCCCCATATTGTTTCTTTACCATTTACCAACATTTTTGAATTTCTTAACTCGCAGTTTATCGTTCATGGCTTTTGGGTTATTGATTTAACTTTTAAGTTGATACCTTTATGTTTTCGGTTATTCATCATTTAATGTTTTAACAATCAAATTAACCTGCCATTGTTGACCTAACGCTAGAAATAATGCAATAACCTTCGATGCTCCGGTATGATACGCAGAACCCATCCAGAAAGTTTGGAATCCAAAGGATCATCCAGAACTCAATGATACTCAAGAATGAAGGTGGCAGATTCAGAGACCAGCCCGAGAATACGAACATGTCAAAGAAGACGGCATTTTTTTCTGTATACATGACGGCGAAGACAATGGAGAACACAAACCCGCAACAGAGTTGTAtagatttttatttttgttttttgatACGTTTTACATAAGACTGAAACCACGATATTTATTACCTTATTAGcatgggttattggattttatcaccccaaaCTATCggctattggccgctgccacccccaactatcactttgacgtccgtCACCCCCAATTTAACACTTaatgtgttctgtcaccacgtcaTTAACCGATTAAACACTTTTGATCCTGTTTCTctacttttgggggtgtcatagggatcttaagaaggttttagggatcttaggagACTCCCAAAAGTATAtaacaggatcaaaagttagggatcagttaacgacgtggtgacaaaacacactaagtgttaagttaggggtggcagacgtcaaagtgatagttggaggtgacagcggccaatagccaatagttagaGGTGATAAAATTCAATAAAACCTATTAAAATTAACATTCATCTTGTTAACTCTATAATACAATATATAACATATgacatgtttaaaaaataaacagataaaaaaattattattaccATTAGTCATCTCATATGATGTCAACAAACTACTTGCATGAATTTACAGTTTCATTTGATTTGATTCACAAAATCAACCATAAGGAAGAAAGGGTTGTGCGTCGCGTGGATTTATCATGCTCATAGTTTTGCAGTACAAGAAGTATATGAAATATCCTTACATGTTTATATCAACTCTCATACTCTTCTATGGCATCAATGGGAGATGGAGTCACGGCCAACCGTGTAAGAACTTCCGGTGCCCCACTTGTGTCTCTTATGATCTGAACAACATCCATATCAAATATTATTGCGTACTCCTTCAGTTCCAGTTTTATCATCCAAGTTACGATTTTATATGGTCTGAAATAACTGTTTAGCTGgtttttgttgaactttttggGCCAAATCGCTAACTACTGTTTCAAACACAAACAAAATCAAACCGGCCAGGCTGGTTGCTGGGCCGGACGACATGTTTTAGCAGCTTGACGatttgaacaatttttttttttttttggttttttaaataATTAGGTTGCATAAAAGGTCTTAAAATGATAATACATGTTCCAAAACTATGAAAGAAAAACAATGGCTAAACGGCCAGTTCAGCTTTAGATGACCAGTTCCAAGTTCCAACTGTCGGTCAGACCAGTAACTGTGAACTGAGCCACATCAATCTCAAACTGACCTACTTGCTTATTAAACTTTTTGTGGAGTTAACaagcttggttttaaaaagcgagaggcgcacaaaagcAACGAGGTCTAAAAATGAGGCGCGAAGCGCAAAAGCGTTAggcttttcgtacccgaggcgcaagaagattatataaatttttatatatatcccataggtttttagcatCCCTTATCCAATATATAGTTATAACTAAGGTTTATTTATGATTTTACCTACATGTACAAGCCAAAAAACCTATTGTCCAACACTTTCATGCATAAAAACACCCAAAATACATAAGGCTCGCGCCTCAGACctcaaaaaacccaaaaaaatgcGCTTTTCTTGCGCTTTGTGGAAAAAGCGCGCCTCAAGTGCCATGAGGCGCTGAGACCTGCGCCTTAGTGCGCCTCGCGCCTAGGCGCGCCTCAGGTGCGTTTTTAAAACCCAGTTAACAAGTATAAAAGTTAATTATGTGGGTGCGAGTATGGGTTGGTGTTTATAACAACTTACTAGAATCTCTTCATCAAGATAAGAAATCATTAACACCCTCTCAAAAGCCCCATCTGCAAAATCAGACACAATGCATTACAGAACCAATCTAAACTGATAAATcagaatttaaaatttaaaaaattaaaaactcaCTTAAAGGAATAGTGAGACCACTAGAAAGAGTAGTAGAAACAGCATCCTTAACTGGGCCCGGAAGTTGTTGCATGGTATTAACCGCCTGCCCCAAAACACCTTTTAGCTGCTGCGGGATCGACCCTTCATCTATAGTTGGGGTTTCAAGCACTCCTTCTGTATATTCTTCCTTCATTCTAAGTGGGCCCTCCACTGTTAATTTTGTAGTTAAAATGAAATTACTTTCTATCTGCAGATCAACAGGTagcttttttattattatttatagtttattattattaataggataaaatgtcatttttgtccctgaggtttggctacttttgtccaaaggtttgtttttttgcatctgaatccaaaaggtttgaaatcttgccattttcatccagctcgttaactccatccatttttctccgttaagtgaggggcatttccgtctttttagacatttttattataataaaaacaCTATATAAAATAAAGATCCACCTCTGTTGACTTTCTCCCCACTTAAACCCTCTAATCATCacaaaaaatgtctaaaaagatgaaaatacccctgacttgatgttaaaaaatggatggagttaacgaggttgatgaaaatggcaagatttcaaaccttttggatccagatgcgaaaaaataaacctttggacgaaagtggCAAAAGTagccaaatctcagggacgaaaatgacattttactctattaataataattaataattaataataataataataataataataataataataataataataataaatacatgCTTTTTATACCAATTAAAATTGAAAGAATTTCGGAATATATTACCGCATTTAGATATTTCATGTTGGCGGTAATCTTGACATATCCATCCTTGATCATCAAGTCCATCTTGCACAAATTCGCTAATGTTGCAGGAATGCTCCTGCAAGGCTTGTAAATGATAGCGTATATCAACATTATCaagattaaacaaacaaacatacatacatacaaacaaaCGTACCCATTACAATCTCACTCATAGCAAAGCTATTGGTAGGGTTAGACCCCACTGAGACCCCCTAgctcgatttttttttttaacatttaaagtaTAGGAAATCAGAAAGCGCGTACTCTGATAGCAGTCGAGCAGCAAATAATCCGGGGCTTCCATATCCAATCCACTCAAAATTCCATCGACCTTCCAAAAACGGAGATCTGGGAAAAGGGAATTGTGTATTAACTATTGTTTAACTCGTTGATGAGAGTTAAAACTTACGTTGTTGGACGAGGTGTTGGATTAAGCCTCTCAAGACCAACTATTCGCTCATTCACGTCGATCTTTTGCATATCTGATGTTCTTCCAGCAGTTAGCGCCTCAAACCCTCCAGCATCTTTGAACTATAACAAAAAGTTCAAATTCTTGAACTATAAACTAGCATTACACTTCCTAAGCCTCTAAGTATCAATTTCGATTTATCATGTTTTACGAACAATTATATCATCTTGAGTTGGAATAtaatttgtttgaaaagtttCTAACTCAAATTATTACTTGCCTATATTGTATTAGGCTAAATACATATCACTTGATAGTTTTGTCGATAATTATTGGCAACACTAAATAATATATCAAGATAGTTTCAGAGGCTCCATTCTCCTCTAAGATTGGCGAGGATCGaattcgtgtccgcaggacgtgcgggcacgcacgagttcaaccaaattccagcttagaaatgtcattttcgtccctaagatttgggaatttggttgaactcgtgcGTGCCCGCACGTCCTAAGATTTCaattcgtgtccgcaggacgtgccttgcgcctcgcctgcgccttgcgtctttgacaacatagcTTTGAACTTTCGAAGACAAACTTATGCAGACTTTGCATCTTGATTTGAAATGGGGATACTTTTAAAATCTTGTAGCCATTATATTGGTACTATGATACGAACCTACGGTCGACCCACTTCTCATGGGCAGGCCCAGATGGGTATTCGACCCATTTAATTATTAGCAGGAATTAGTTTGGGGGGAACAGTTCTGGGAGCAAGTAGTGGGCAGTTTTTTAGCAGTTAATTACCTTTTATTTTATGTTAAATAGGGCAGAATATGTGTAGTTTTAGGATGTCGatgtttattatataaaattagggttttataCCTTTGAAATTGGAGACCTAATCCTTCTCGAATTGGATTATTCTATCAATTTTATCTTTCGATTTCAAGTTTCTATGTATTGATACGAACCTACGGTCGACCCACTTCTCATGGGCAGGCCCAGATGGGTATTCGACCCATTTAATTATTAGCAGGAATTAGTTTGGGGGGAACAGTTCTGGGAGCAAGTAGTGGGCAGTTTTTTAGCAGTTAATTACCTTTTATTTTATGTTAAATAGGGCAGAATATGTGTAGTTTTAGGATGTCGatgtttattatataaaattagggttttataCCTTTGAAATTGGAGACCTAATCCTTCTCGAATTGGATTATTCTATCAATTTTATCTTTCGATTTCAAGTTTCTATCATTTGGTTCCATTGCCGGGAAATCGAATGGCACTTACAACCCGGAATTTGGCAGATCAACTAGCAACCATTGCAACAAAATTAGATGCCATTCTGGCATCTTTGAGGGATGTTGTTGACGACATCAAAGCCCAGATGATCGGAGATGGCTGTAACATTGAAGAATCAGGCAGTGATTTGAAGAACACTGTAGAGAAGGGCAAAAAAGAGACGGCAACAGATGAAGGACTGGATGGTCTCAAAGAAGAATTGCAGGCTCACGTGCATATCCAGGAGCCTCAAATCGTGTCTAATGCTGCTAGTATTGCCCTAAAATATGAGTCCAAGAACGATCCCTCTAAGCCCACTAGAAGTCTTACATGGAGGCCAAGCCCAAAACCTATCTCAGCCTATGCTAAAAATACTGCTCAGTTTATTACACAAAACCCAACACCCCAGCGCCAATCCCCTAGGACTACGGAGACAGAGAACCAAACTCGGTTTCTTAAAAGACAAGCTGCTGGTCATAGGTGCAAAACGGGTACATTCAACCTGCTGGAAACCACGGAAGGACAAGACGAGCCACTCAACACCAACAAAGAACCGAAAGAAATGGAGGATGCAGAATCTGCAATTAAGAATGATGTGTCTGTGGATGCTGGCGATATTTTCTTTATCAAGATTCAACAATATCACCAGAAAAGTTTGGCAAAACTTGACCCCCAACCCAGTACAGTCCTTGCCTATTGCTCGGTCTTAAACGCAGGCCATCCTATTCTAGAGCTACTTCGTTACTGGGGAAACCGACCACTAGAGGAAAAGACTTGGAAAAATTATGATTGCCTGGAAGAACAGTTTCCTGTCTTTCGACTTGAGGACAAGTCGTGTCTCCGGGCGGGATGTATTGATACGAACCTACGGTCGACCCACTTCTCATGGGCAGGCCCAGATGGGTATTCGACCCATTTAATTATTAGCAGGAATTAGTTTGGGGGGAACAGTTCTGGGAGCAAGTAGTGGGCAGTTTTTTAGCAGTTAATTACCTTTTATTTTATGTTAAATAGGGCAGAATATGTGTAGTTTTAGGATGTCGatgtttattatataaaattagggttttataCCTTTGAAATTGGAGACCTAATCCTTCTCGAATTGGATTATTCTATCAATTTTATCTTTCGATTTCAAGTTTCTATCATTTGGGTGCGGTGAACGTGGACTCATTTGGGTTTCAAGTTTCTATCATTTGGGTGCGGTGAACGTGGACTCATTTGGGTGAACATCGACAACCCTAATTTGGCAGATCATTTGGGTGAGATAGGTTTTGGGCTTGGCCTCCATGTAAGACTTCTAGTGGGCTTAGAGGGATCGTTCTTGGACTCATATTTTAGGGCAATACTAGCAGCATTAGACACGATTTGAGGCTCCTGGATATGCACGTGAGCCTGCAATTCTTCTTTGAGACCATCCAGTCCTTCATCTGTTGCCGTCTCTTTTATGCCCTTCTCTACAGTGTTCTTCAAATCACTGCCTGATTCTTCAATGTTACAGCCATCTCCGATCATCTGGGCTTTGATGTCGTCAACAACATCCCTCAAAGATGCCAGAATGGCATCTAATTTTGTTGCAATGGTTGCTAGTTGATCTGCCAAATTCCGGGTTGTAAGTGCCATTCGATTTCCCGGCAATGGAACCAAATGATAGAAACTTGAAATCGAAAGATAAAATTGATAGAATAATCCAATTCGAGAAGGATTAGGTCTCCAATTTCAAAGGtataaaaccctaattttatataataaacatCGACATCCTAAAACTACACATATTCTGCCCTATTTAACATAAAATAAAAGGTAATTAACTGCTAAAAAACTGCCCACTACTTGCTCCCAGAACTGTTCCCCCCAAACTAATTCCTGCTAATAATTAAATGGGTCGAATACCCATCTGGGCCTGCCCATGAGAAGTGGGTCGACCGTAGGTTCGTATCATACTACTTCATCTAAAAAACATTATAAGATCAAAAAAAGTCAACCATAACTCACATGATTTCATAGCAACACTAATGTGAATTTCACGTTTATGATGACATTATTACACTTGCTATACAATCAATGATCATCCATTTACCAACTCTCATATGTATGTCTGTctgtatgtgtatatatgtgtgtgtgaggagTCAGAAACAAGAATATCACTATTTATCCTTGAGTCCTTGTTCAGGTCACACATAACAGCTTCAATCCTAGTTTACAAGAATGACACCATAGATGCTTCATCTTTGCTGTTTCAAGCATAAATTGAGTGCCGACCTTTACACTTGACAGTTGACAGCaacatataagcttttaacctatgttgtcaaaagcccCTCGGGCCTCGGGCGTGCGCTTAGGACCTTAGGCGAGGCAAGCCGTAGGAAACACATCTTACTGCCATCAAGGCGCTCCGCTAAACTTAGGGTGACATTTCGGTCAGATTCCAGCAATATTCCAGGCCAAATACCGAAAATTCTGCAAATTCCGGGTAAACTTGTCTAAAACATCCAAAAATGGCCTGGAACCAGCCCTAAAAAAGCCTAAAACATGTCTAAAACTCCAAAAAATATGATATGTTTATCCTATGCTCCTTGCTTACCTCAGGACTCCGGCCCTCGCTTTTTAAGCGTCTTTCACCTTTAACAACTATGCTTTTAACACattctaaggggctgtttgtttagctcttaatggggCTCTTAATACTGGtgcaacacttaatggttcagagtGTTTCGCAAGTAGATGTCTGAAttgttcagacatttgcctctgaatggttaagcattatactaagtttgaatggttaagacctataatctgaattggtcagacatttgcctctgaatggttaagcattataccagctcttaatggttcagacctcttactggttcagcacttaaccattcagaagttgccaaacggCCCCTAAATCACATTTTACATCTCTTCCAGGTATATAAACTTCTCTGGCTCACATAAACACTTGATACTAAAATCTCCATTATCACAATTCACATAATCTACCAAACTCGTTCCAAGTTACACAATCAGTCCAAATGCATTTAATTTCTTATCTAAAAATTCTCACTAAAATCTAACCACATTATTCAAGCCAAATTATCATAGCATAACAGAAACTATAAACGTATACATACAATCATCAAATTCAATTCTCAAACTCAAACAAAATCAACAGAATTAGGTTTTCAAAAACTAACCGCGAGAAGCAACGATTCTTTCGCAGATAACCTCTCCATTTCCTTAGCATAAGCAGCAGAAGCTCCGGGAACCGCAGTCTGCTGCACCATTGCTCGACAAACTTCAAATCTCTTACCGATTGTCTTCACATTTCGATGCGAAAACTTGTCACAAAAGACAGGAGAAACGGTTACAGAAGGTCGAGAAAAGGAGGACgaagaagaaattgaagaaatcATCGACTGAATTGAAGAACACGCCATTGAAATCGGATTGGAGTAGAAGAATAATAAACCCTAAGTGGACAGATTGAAGAAATAGATGAGAAATGAATCTCCTCCGGTGAGGATATGGAATAGCAGCATAGACTCTGTGGAAAGGTAGAATTGAATGTTTACTAATGAGGaaaatatgttattatgtgcCAACAACCTTTCTTTCACAACAAATGTCCTACCATGCTCCTACCCTATCTAGTATTCTAGTATTTTTTTAGAAGTAGGGTTAAGagccgcccgcgttgcggcgcgggtacatcggaAACATTGAatgattagtccaaacgttatatgatgcattaaccatatgaaaatacatatttcgacgtatccagttgaactcagtgtaacctatataagcattgtgattgaaTCAAACATAAGTAAAtggaattcatatcgaacaatcataatgtattatatgtgacccaactcatacatagaaaacgtaacgggtatgaaggaaaatatgcacatgtaatcgaaatggattaattagagctttcggaaaaaggggagaaaaagaaaccataatttgactctactcagttcaaaaaaaaaaactttacgaaacatacataaaataaacacgaaaacatattatatttgacctgaatcatttcccaaaaaaatttacgtcgaaacgtagaacaaattgaatttataccaaaacatacataaaaatatacacgtaaaaatggtttctttaaacgaaaatgtattatatttgacttaACTCGActataaaaaagtttacgtcggaatatagaacaaatcatatttatacatactcGTACATAAATATGCAcctaaaaaatagtttttaagtaaaggaagtataggtgtaaaccgaaacaaaatattagtaaaaaaattaataggttaaaaacattcgtaaaaccgtgccaagtagcaccaatgccacaacgatATCAACTCTCAAcattgtaaaaataaaatagataaaatagTAAAAATTACATTGAACGAAAAGGATACTACAATCGTTGAACCACGtacacccgttacagtgtcttaatgcgaataaaaaattaaacaaaaatgtaaaacgtataaaataataacttagtcgatctaggacccgcccgttgcggggaagttttcaaaaggaaaaaaaatggGCGGCGTTGtgacgggtctgtcaaatatgaaaaaatagagcaaaaacgttTAACCTCACATGTGCGCTACAacatgttaactcacaaaatttagaatgaaacgtaaaaagaacatgcgaaagataaaaagtattgGGGACCAaatttgtaaataataaagtattgtgtaaaattacaaaagatgaaaaagtttaagttaaaagtaaaaaatttcAAATGGattaaaatgtaaaagaaaaaacCTTAAGGTTGAAAGTGAGAAATCAAGTTTTTTCAAATGGGTTaaaaatgtaaaagaaaaaactttaaggtttaaaatgaaaaatcaaggttttttttttttgaaacactccCCAAGCATGGAGTACAAGTATTGATGCACTAAAAAGTTGTTAATTTATATATGAAATAATGGCGAAACTCTATATAAAAATATAGAAAAGGGTCAGGAGGAAACTGAAACCCGGAAATTACAAAATTACGTCTCTAACATTAAAGTATTTCCATCTGTTCCAATTTAATGACCCGAATCTAGACCTACCGGTGATCCACAAGAAAGCATTTTCTTTGATGATATCGACAATTCTCGACGGCCCATACTGCAGGCTATTGAACTCATAATTATTTCTAGCTTTCCAGATTTTCCAAGTCGAGGTTAGGAGAATCGCTTCGATGAGTCTTTTCCAGTTTTTCGAGCCCTCCATGTTGGTCGTCGTTCCAAGTAAGTCCATTAGTCGAATATCATCTCCAGGTATAGGAAGTTTAAGCCAAACAAACATTTCACGCCAAATGTCCTTAGCTTTCTTtggggttgtttggtagcctcttaatgaccattcagatgttacctcttaatggtttaaaacctctgaatgaataagaggtaacttcaagtctgaatgattaagaggtaacctctgaatgttaatcatcacatgtcacattcttctaccttctcattggtaaaattcttaatggttccattaagaggtagcctcttaatgaccattcagaggctaccaaacagcccctttcTCTCAAGCTTTAAGAACGAAAATAATACCCCAAAATCACAAAGCTCTACCCCgttgtaagtgttttaacccctgatcactgatacGATCCCCCTGTCCGAGCGATCTTGAACACAGCAACGGATGCCAAAGCGCTGCCTGATAAAGGCTATGCTTTGTAAACTACGTTGGGGTTCTGATCTCGTGACgtattgataaagttgaattgaattggattattatactaacacgcatgcattgtatatttttaataGGAACTCAAGAAAATCATCAGAAAATAGTTTCAAGAAGCTGATAGTAAAACCTAAGTTTACAaagtgagttattcttcttttcatcaacttATTTTACAAATCTTAAATGTATTTCAAAGTTATACtcacagggattaagtctttgtattctacgATTACTGCCAGTATTATGAggtttgtatacattacttgataatcttcacaattGGACAATGGGTCAGCCAGTGTgcgatatgaccatagtcacagatccgtcgagtgacaaatacttgGAGTTTTGttagataaaaacattgtaattacccttaatactgtaaagttataacaATATGTATTTTTACAAAATGGAATGTACTCGCCAGTATTTATTgatgataaaatatttttaaaacgcgtttcaggtaacttgatgtgaagctagtagaagccaatcatggagcactgaaggcttaaataaagtggctataagttacctaaataaaagaagaagtttatgttTTCAGCAACTAGGGTTATCCCTATAAATACCTTATAAATGAAATATGGGTTTttagcccatttgtttaatataaatgtttggtgttttacaaactctgaaattatttcataactacgatcctgatgatttaattccgctgcaaatttaataaacactgataccaccaGTATAAGTCGCGGCGCCCGCTCCCAaggtggggtcgggggctgcgacacacatatatattcacatatatgtataattgaagggGGTATAACCCCACTACACACTCAAGTTGTATAACCTTCCATAACCCTCATTTCTTACACATTTGCCACGTGTCGTCTAACCTAACTTTACACATGGTGTTAGGGAATAAATCTGAGTTTGATGACAATCTGACACTCTGGGAAGATGTTATAGTCACGTAGGCTAATTTATTTGTGACTAAATTGCAGAAACTaacctttatgttatacccaAACTACACTTcatacctttcactatgaaatcggcaaaaaccaac belongs to Helianthus annuus cultivar XRQ/B chromosome 5, HanXRQr2.0-SUNRISE, whole genome shotgun sequence and includes:
- the LOC110939888 gene encoding probable plastid-lipid-associated protein 13, chloroplastic; protein product: MACSSIQSMISSISSSSSFSRPSVTVSPVFCDKFSHRNVKTIGKRFEVCRAMVQQTAVPGASAAYAKEMERLSAKESLLLAFKDAGGFEALTAGRTSDMQKIDVNERIVGLERLNPTPRPTTSPFLEGRWNFEWIGYGSPGLFAARLLSESIPATLANLCKMDLMIKDGYVKITANMKYLNAIESNFILTTKLTVEGPLRMKEEYTEGVLETPTIDEGSIPQQLKGVLGQAVNTMQQLPGPVKDAVSTTLSSGLTIPLNGAFERVLMISYLDEEILIIRDTSGAPEVLTRLAVTPSPIDAIEEYES